In Elephas maximus indicus isolate mEleMax1 chromosome 7, mEleMax1 primary haplotype, whole genome shotgun sequence, the following proteins share a genomic window:
- the LOC126079831 gene encoding olfactory receptor 4A15-like produces the protein MGQRNNVTEFVLLGLTQSLHGQKIFFVLFLLIYIVTMVGNLLIVMTVVISPTLDAPMYFFLGYLSFTDAVYSTTVTPNMIIDLLYEKKIISFRACMTQLFVGHLFGGAEILLLVVIAYDRYLAICKPLHYTTIMNQKVCVLLLLVAWVGGFVHAVVQLLFVCNLPFCGPNVIDHFICDMYPLLKLACIDTYIIGLTVVANDGVICMVIFMLLLISYGVILHSLKNLSQEGRRKALSTCGSHITVVFLCFVPCIFMYVRPPSTLSIDKSLTVFYTVITPMLNPLIYTLRNAEMKNAMKKLWTRKCK, from the coding sequence ATGGGGCAAAGGAACAATGTGACTGAATTTGTCCTCTTGGGCCTCACTCAGAGTCTCCATggtcagaaaatattttttgttttgttcttgctcATCTACATTGTGACAATGGTGGGCAACCTCCTCATTGTCATGACTGTGGTGATCAGCCCTACCCTGGATGCCCCtatgtacttctttcttggctACTTATCCTTTACAGATGCTGTTTATTCTACTACAGTTACCCCAAACATGATTATAGACTTACTCTATGAGAAGAAAATCATTTCTTTCCGAGCTTGCATGACTCAGCTTTTTGTAGGACACCTATTCGGTGGTGCTGAGATTTTACTTCTGGTGGTTATAGCCTATGATCGTTATTTGGCTATCTGCAAACCCCTGCATTATACGACCATAATGAACCAAAAGGTGTGTGTTCTGCTGCTCTTGGTGGCCTGGGTTGGAGGTTTTGTGCATGCTGTAGTTCAGCTTCTCTTTGTTTGCAATCTTCCCTTCTGTGGTCCCAATGTCATAGACCACTTCATCTGTGACATGTACCCCTTATTAAAACTTGCCTGCATTGACACCTATATCATTGGTCTCACTGTGGTTGCCAATGATGGGGTAATATGTATGGTCATTTTTATGCTGTTACTCATCTCCTATGGAGTCATTCTACACTCCCTCAAGAATCTTAGTCAGGAAGGGAGGCGCAAAGCTTTATCCACCTGTGGCTCCCACATCACCGTGGTGTTTCTCTGCTTTGTCCcttgtatttttatgtatgtgaGACCTCCTTCCACCTTATCCATTGATAAATCTTTGACTGTGTTTTACACTGTCATCACTCCTATGTTGAACCCCTTAATCTATACTCTGAGAAATGCAGAGATGAAAAATGCCATGAAGAAGCTCTGGACCAGAAAATGCAAATAA